The following nucleotide sequence is from Bacillota bacterium.
GAACCAGGCAAACTGGCAGATTTTATTGTTGTTAATAAAAACCCTTTGGAAATCAACCCGGAAGAGCTGTTGGATATAGAATGCCTTATGACTGTAATTGGCGGCAAGATTGCCTGGCGCTCTGAAAAAGTCAGCTAATTAACCTGTAGTTGCTCATGGCATCAATAAATAGAGGTGTTTGCAAATGAAGAAGATTACCGAATATAATTTAATATCCGGAGGTATTTGATGAGCGATACAATAGCAATTATCGTAGTTTCTATTTTCTTTTTAACCAGTCTGGTTGGTACTGTCCTGCCGATTATTCCAGAAGCGCCTCTGCTTGTCGTCGGTATAGTTATCTATGGTTTAATTGCAGGGTTCGATGAACTCAGTCTCTCCTTTTTTATCGGCCAAATAATTCTGGCTTTAGCCGTGATTGGAGTTGACTATCTGACAACTGCCATTGGCAGCCGATATTTTGGTGGCTCCAGGGCTGCCATGTGGGGTTCCGCTATAGGCTTATTAGTCGGATTACTATTTTTCCCGATCGGTCTTTTAATCGGGCCATTCCTCGGGGCCGCTTTAGCCGATTTTATCTTCAGACGCCGTACCGATCAAGCGATCAGATCCGGTGTGGGTGCTACCCTCGGGTTCTGGAGTGCATTACCTATAAAGTTGATTCTTAAGGGCATAATGATCGGGTGGTTTTTTATTAGAATATTTTCATAAATTTCCTTGACACTTCAGCAAACCTATGCTATACTTAACAAACTAGGTTCTAAGAAATTGGAAGGTTAGCCGTGTCTGACACAAAGGGAAAAACCAGCTGAAAAGAAGGGCGTAAGCTTTGATTGGAAACTGGAACTATCCAAGAGCGTCAGCATGTGGCAAGGCGCCAGAGTGGAAAGGCAAAAGTTAAGGGTGAAACTTTAACCAAGCCAGGAAACATTGGAGTACCTGCACGAA
It contains:
- a CDS encoding DUF456 domain-containing protein, with the protein product MSDTIAIIVVSIFFLTSLVGTVLPIIPEAPLLVVGIVIYGLIAGFDELSLSFFIGQIILALAVIGVDYLTTAIGSRYFGGSRAAMWGSAIGLLVGLLFFPIGLLIGPFLGAALADFIFRRRTDQAIRSGVGATLGFWSALPIKLILKGIMIGWFFIRIFS